Within Acidobacteriota bacterium, the genomic segment AGGGGGAGGCTTCCATCTTCGAGGCGGGACACCAGCTCCTCGAGTTGTCTCAAACGGCTTTCGAACCCTTGGCGTTTCCCGGCTTTGGCCATGGTCACTCCGACGTGACGACGAACGCGCCCGAAAACCCGGCGCGCTTCAGGTCCTGGAGCGCTTTCTCGGCGGCCTTCCTGTCCTGGAATCCGGGGATGAGCACCTTGTGACGCCCGCCCTGGGAGGCCACCTGGGCGCCGTATCCCATCGCCTTCAGGCGCCCCGCGAGTTCCCGCGCGTTGGCGGGCGTCCCGAAGGCTCCGAGCTGGATCGAAACTCCGGCCGCCCTGGCGGGCTTCTCGACGGGACGCGTCTCGGTCGGGGAGGGGGGCGGCGTGGGGACGGGAGCGGGGATGGGCGCGGATGGCGAGGCTTCTGGAACGGAGCGCGTGGGTGCGGGGAACGGATCCTCCGGGGTGGCGGGGCTCTCCGGAAGCGCGTCACGATCCTTCGGGTCCGCCGCGGCGGACTCCTGAACGAAAGGACGGCGCTCCACGAGAGATTCTTGGATCGGCTTGGTCTCTTGGACCCGGTCCGAGGAGGGGCGTGGGGTGAACAGCCAGGAAGCCGCCGCCACGACAAAGGCCAGGGCCACCGAGCCGGCGCCGATCCACAAGACCTGCCTCCAGGGAACCGAACGGAATCCGGCCCGATTCATGGAGCGTCTCCGGCGGCGGAACGCGCGTTCCGCCGAATGTAGGCCAGCACACGCTGATGGCCCTCGGTGGAGAGGTGCTGCTGTGAGGCGAGGACGAAGGCGTACAGGGTCTCCTCAAGGAAGGCCACGAGGCGATCGTATCTCTCCTCTTCCGGAAAGGACCGGAGGTTCCACAGGACCAGGTCCACGTCGATCTTGCCGAAACGGACGAGGTCCGTCTGTCCGTCGGCCAGGCGCGGATGGGAGGACAGGAGGCCGAGATAGAGTTCCTGAAAGGCGTCCTCCGAGCGTTCGGCGGGCTCTATCTGGGAATGCGCGTAGGAAAACAGGTCGTTGTATCGCTCCAGGAGGGGCTCGAAGTCGTCCGGGGTGGGCTTCCGGCGAGGACCCTCCGCGGGCACCCGCTCCAGCAGGCCCAGCGTCAAGAAAATCCAGAGTTGCCGGTAGGTCTGGAAGGCCGGGAGATAACTGGCGTCCACGATGGACGAAACGCTCATTCCCGCCTTGGTCAGCGCGAGGATGTGT encodes:
- a CDS encoding SPOR domain-containing protein, with amino-acid sequence MNRAGFRSVPWRQVLWIGAGSVALAFVVAAASWLFTPRPSSDRVQETKPIQESLVERRPFVQESAAADPKDRDALPESPATPEDPFPAPTRSVPEASPSAPIPAPVPTPPPSPTETRPVEKPARAAGVSIQLGAFGTPANARELAGRLKAMGYGAQVASQGGRHKVLIPGFQDRKAAEKALQDLKRAGFSGAFVVTSE